The Salegentibacter mishustinae genomic interval TCATAAGTATAATCTTCATAGTATGGCCCTATATAAAGCCCGGGGCGATAGTATGAAAAATTGGTATAAACAGGATCTGCATTTACATCTGCTATTCTTTCATCAAACATTGCGTGAACATACACTAGCACATCTGGCCGGCTATTATCTATAGCATAACCTTCGCTAGACATATTATTGTTTATAGTAGATATAATCACTTCGTGAATGCGATTATTATCATAACCCGTATCCTTAATAGTATCCTTATTAGGTAAATAAGAATACGTATTGTACTTCTTTATTTTTTTTGCAGAGTCTTTAGAAATATTGCTTCCAGAACCACAAGACATCATAAAGGCTCCCGCCATAATTAATGTGATAAGTAATTTTACTTTCTTCATAAATTTTAA includes:
- a CDS encoding DUF4136 domain-containing protein translates to MKKVKLLITLIMAGAFMMSCGSGSNISKDSAKKIKKYNTYSYLPNKDTIKDTGYDNNRIHEVIISTINNNMSSEGYAIDNSRPDVLVYVHAMFDERIADVNADPVYTNFSYYRPGLYIGPYYEDYTYDNYFTVQRITAADKVKQLPYKEKSIVIDLIDRRTNEILWRGTADEEIGSKRLERDIRDYVDEIFKEFP